The genomic DNA CAAACTGTACTTATGAGGGAATGTATAATTTGCTGCAACCATAGTAAAATGAGAACATATTAATGCTGGTGAAGTTCTCGCTTTACTGTCTGCTTCTTCTGAAGTAATAGTAACATAAACAACTAAACCTTTAAAAACTAAAGGAACATAACAGCTCTCTTTTGCCATTGCAGAAGCAATGGTCGAAAAATAAACCCCTGGATCTGAATCTAACTCTTTCTTTGGTGTTGTAAAATCTTCTATTTGGTAAGCTTCTCCTATTGCTTTTACAGCTAAAGCCGTCTGTAAAAATTTTTCTGGAATACCACTTTGTGTATTTGCCCAAGCCCATAACCAACTTTTTTCATTTTGAGAATAGGTACCAAGAACCTGAATGTCAAAAACTTTGTCTTCTCCGTACGTTAATTTACCTTCAAGCATATCGCAACTCCAGTCTAAACCTTCTACCATCTCGCTGAAAATTTCTTGTTTTTCGTTAGAGATTACAAACGATTGATTATACAATTCTTCTATGTCTACTTTCGTAGTTTCTTTTGCTTCTTGTTGTTTGTTTTCTGTTTGAGAAGTTGCAACTTCTTCCGTTCCTTCTGCAAACTCTTCTAATTTATCTTCTAATAAAGAGGTAATGCGTGCTGTTTTGCCTTCTACATTATCAGCATTCATTATAGGACTGTGGTCTATTTTTAAAACGCCTTCTTCAAAAGTAATTGCACGTTCTAAATTATGCTCGTTATTTTCGTTAACAATAATTACATTTTTTAATCCGGCTTTTAAAAGTTGAACCCCCATATCATCTACACAAATAGCTTTAAAAGCTTCTACTAATGGTAGAAAATATATTTTAGGAAATGTATCATTATATAAATGAGAAAAACGATCTTCCATTAAGGTGTTCCAAGAAATACTTAAAGGAACAGTATAACCTGCAGCAGTATTAATTTCTGTTTCTAATGCTGGAAATAAATCGTTTTGAAATGCTTGAATAATTCTTTTTTCTTTAAGGCCCATAATTTTATAATTTTAAAAATGATTTTTTATTTGTGTTATAATATTTGAAGTAATTTTTCTTCTAAAATATTAGATAATTTTTCAGGTAAAGCTTTATCAATAGTTATTGCTATTGTTAGTGTTTTTGCCTGATGATTAAGTTGTAATTTATCTGCTTGTTGTAAGACAATTGTTTCTATACCTTGCCAAACTTCTTTACCTAATGCGTCTTTTGTAATCTGATCTACAGCACTTTTTAATGCTGCAAAAACATCTTGAACATTCAACCTATTATTTAATTGATCTAAAGGAATACCATCTATGCTGAATTCTTTTAATTGACTTCCAAATAACCTTTTTTCAGTATTCAACCAACGTTTCAATTGTAAAACAGTTAGCTCTTGGTTTGCAGATGTTATTGATCTGCTAACTGCTCCTTTAGATAATTCTACAACCATTTTTTTGGGTTGTTTTACCGTTATAAGTGCTATATTATGTGTGTTAAAAAAAGATACTTGCTCATCCTGTGAAAGCATACAAACCGATTTCTGATGATTGCTCTCTTCTGTAAGGTCTAAAATGGTGCCTTCTATATAAACTCCATTTTTTAATGAAATAGCTATTAAAATGGCTTCCTTTTTTTTTAAAACAGCCCGTAATATTTCCTCTGGCGTTTGGGCTACAAACGCTTTATAATAAGATGTTTTTTCCATGATGTGCTGTTATAAATGTTCTATAAGGTATTGGTAGTCTTCTGGTAATTGATCGATAAGGAAAAGAAAAATACCGTCTCGAGATGTCGTTTTGTAATTGTAATATGTTAAGGTCTTAAGCGCTAGATTAGGATAATTCATTTCTATTAAATACATACCTACTCCTTCTGTTAAATTGCGATTTCCTTCAGGTCTTTTTAATGGTTCATGTTTTTCAAAAGCAATGTAAAATGAATTTAAATCTTTTTGATTTACCCATATATTGCTTAAAAAAACAGGAGCATCTGGTTTAGAAAATTTTTGTTGTACAATGCGATCTATATTCTCCGCTTTTTCAGATCCATAATTATTTGCAACAATAGCATTCGGTTTGTATCTAAACGATTCGTCACAATCATTATAAGTAGTCGGTTTTACTATCAATTCGTAAAAACCCTTTTTTTCTTTTTTGATTTTAAAATCGACACGTGCTTCTCTTGTCCAAGTATCTGGATAATCATCTAAAATTGCACTAATTTTTTTTGAAAAATATTGAAAATCATTAAATGTAGGTTCCGTTTCTAAATGAATACTAATTGTAAGATTAAACACATTTACATCCATACTTAAAACATCAGTATCTAGCGCTTCGTACAGTGCTTCTCTTAGTACAATTTCTTGTTCTTGATAATGTGTTAATGCTTCTATACTTCGATTTTCACTATATTGATACGGAACATACAAGGCTTTATGTTCAGCATTCCATTCAAAATTTATAACAATATCTGGGTTGCTTTTAAGTTCTAATTCCACCCAAAATAAATTAGGATTCATGTTCGCTGCATTAAAGTTTCTTTTAAAAGTTAGAATCTTATATTTGTTATTATGATGCATTTTTAAATACGTCACAAATCCCTTTTTTGCTTTCGCATTAGAAACTCCACAACCAACAAACAACAACAGAATCCCTATTAAAACACTATAAAAAATGACTCTATACATACCAATAATTTTTACCAATTACACTAAATATTAAACGCTTACTTATAAATTATTTTCTAATAAATTAACAAGCACTTTAGTCCTACCTTCAATATCATCTGCATTTAATATCGGGCTATGATCTACTGTTAAAACTCCATTAGAAAATGCATATGCATTTTTAGGATTGTGGTGGTCTTTGGTATTTGTAATGTGTATTTCTTTTAAGCTTTCTGCTAAAGCTTCTTTTCCCATTTCGTCTGCAGCAATAGACTTAAATGCTTCTACAAGTGGTAAAAAGTAAATTTTTGGGTACGAATCGTTGTAAAGGTGTAAAAAACGATCTTCGAATAAAGTACTCCACTCAATATTTAAAACAACATCGAAACCCGCAGCTTCAAGTATTTGTGCTTTTAATTGTGGAAATTGTGCTTCTTGAAATGTTTTTGTAAATCTGTTTTCTTTTAATCCCATGATCTCTTAATTTAAAGGTTATATGTTTATATACCTCAAAACTAAGATTTGAATAGGATGTTTTTAAAACCGTTTTATATTTGCCGTTTTTTGTTTTGTATTTGCGTTTATAGGGTCTCTAAAATCTGTTTTAAGTACGATTTTTTACGAGTCGCAACTGGTATCTTTTCATCATTTGTTAAGCAAACGGTATTGTTTGCATTAATTGTTTTTATGTATTTTATATTTACCAAATGCGATTGATGTACGCGTACAAAGGTGTGTTCGCTTAAAATGTTCTCGTAGTATTTTAGATTGCGGGCACTCATAATTTTTTTATCAACAGTATGAAAAATAGTATAAGCTCCATCTGACTGACAACGTACAATATCTTTTGTTTGAAGAAAATATTGTGCATCTGCAGTTTTAATTAATAAGGTTTTCTGAATTTCCTTTTTATTAATTTCAGAAACCGTATCCATTGCATTTTTATACACTTGTTCTTTCTTAAAACCGATTCTAAATCGGTCTATACATTCCGATAATTCTTCGGAATCTATCGGTTTTAGTAAATAATCTATTGTATCGAACTTTATTGCTTTTATTGCAAACTCGTCGTAAGCAGTTGTAAAAATTATTTTGAAAGCAATACTATCTAAAGCTTCTAAAATTTGAAAGGCATTGCCGCCAATCAATTCAATATCCAAAAAAACAAGATCTGGAGTTTCCTCTTTTAAAAACGAAATGGCATCTGTAACGTTATCTATTTTAGCAATAACCTCAATGTCATTTTGAGTATATCTAATCAATTTATCTAATGTGTTTAATGCATTAAACTCGTCTTCTATTATAACTGCTTTTATCATTAAATTTTTAATTTAAAAGATACTTTTGTTCCGGAAGGACTCTTGTTTTCATCAAATAAATCTTCAATAGAAAATGATTTCTCTTCCCCCTTTTTTCTCATTTTTAAACGTTCTATAAAAATAGATGTTGCATGTAAATTTTCCGTTAATTCTTCTTGCTTTGCTTTTGAAGATCTTCCTACACCATTATCTAAAATAACAAATAACAAACCTTCTGGTTCTTTTTTTACTTGAAGTTGAAGTTCGCCGCCTTCTTTTTTCTCTTTTAACCCATATTCTATCGCATTCTCTACAAAAGGTTGCAATAACATTGGTGGCACTTGTATTTTTGAAACATCTATAGCGTCTTCTATTTTTACGGAATACCTAAAGACATTATTAAAGCGTAATTGTTGCGTTTCTATATAGTTAGAAATCATGGCAATTTCTTTATCTAGTGGAATAGATTCTTTTCTAACATAATCGAAATTTTGTCGAATTAATTTAGAAAATTTCGCAATATAATTAGACGATTTTATCGGGTTTCCTTCTAAAGTTATATTTTGAATAGCAGCCAACGTGTTAAATATAAAATGAGGATTCATTTGTACACGTAGCAAACTTTGCTCTAATTTTGATGCCTTATTGGCAGCTCTTAGTTTCGTGTTATATAAGTAAAAAGCTGCTACAACAGATAGCAAAACAAATAATAGAACAATACTTATTAAAAGCCATTGGTTTCTAGTATTAATTTCTTTTTGATGCTTAATTTCTGTTTCTTTTTGTTTTACTTCATAATTAACATTCGCAAAATTTAAAAGCCTATTTTTTTCTAAACGACTTACATCTAGCTGTAAACTATCTCTAATAATCTGGTTATTTAGGGCTTTTACATAATCTTCAGACATAATAGCTATTGCTACGAGCTTGTCTCTTACTTCTATTTCATCTTTTACACTATTATTAGCTACATAGATATCTAATGCTTTATTATAATTAACTTCTGCCGAGTCCTTTTTTGAACTCAATAAAAACAGGTTCCCTAAACCTTTATATGGTGCTGCATTTATAGCTTTTATATTTTTATTTAAAGTAACAGCACCTCTAAGAAACTTCTCTGCACTTTCGTATTCACCGACTTCTATATAGGTATATCCTATATTGTTTAGAACACTAACCAATGTTTTTGGATCTCGTTTAGACTGACTTAACGTCATCGCCTCAGCATAACTTGCTAGTGCCTTATTGTATTGCTTAAGGCGTAAATAAACACTTGCTTTATTGCTTTTTACAGCAATAATAGATATTGTGTCTGTCCCTTTAGAATGTAAACTGTCGGTTGCTTTTATATAAGACAATGCTTTATCGTAATCTTTTAATTTAAAGTGCAGTTTAAATAATTCATTGTAAGCTTTGCTTTCTATACGTTCATCTCCTATTAACTGCCCTAAGTGCAAAGCTTTTAAAGCATAAATTTGCGCTGCTTCTACATCTCCCATGTGCAGAGACGCTCCGCTTAATGTAATTAAACAACGACCTTCATTATATTTGTCTTTTAATTTAATAAATAATTGATAGCTTTTTAAATGCGTGTTAAGTGCTTCTTCATATTTAAAGTTTAAATATAAAGCTTCCCCTTTATTAAATAACAACATGCCCCGTTCTAAAGAAGTTAAATCTTTACTATTTTGTAATACGCTGTCTAATTCTAAAAGCGATTGTTTTGGTTGGGTTTGAGTTAGACTATCTAACCTAGCTAGTCTTTTTTCTATATCTGGACGGATAACATCTTGTTTCGAGCAAGCAAAAAATAGGAGTAATAAAGAAATAGCAAAACTCAATTGCGGCAAGCTTTTGTTTTTTGAAATCATAAAAGTAATACTGGGTATTATTTGAATGCGCTAAAATAGACAATCATCAATGTCTAATAAAACAATTTAGTATTATTCTCTATAAATAGCGAGCAGCTTATAACTAAAAGTTGAGGCCAGTAGTGTAGGTGTAAATTACGAGTATCTTCCACTTTTATTAAATAAAAACAACCTAAAAGAAAGCCTTATAATATCGCATATAACTGGCTGTTCTTAAAATGAAATCAAGAAATATTTAATTGCATAGACTAACTTAAAATATTATCATTCCTTACCAATTGCATCCCTCTTTTATATCAATACCTTATATTTTGAAAAAAAACATTCATTTTTATTTATTTCACCTTGCAAAATTGGAAATAAATATCTGTCTTCATTAAAATTTCATTGCAGCTCTAATCCGCTAGGATTAAAGATTTCTTTTATTCTTTTGTAAAAAAGTTCTTTATTATATCAATTGTGAATTTTCCTATCATTGCATTCCCAATTATAACTAAACCCATTTAAGCTACTTCCTTTTATTTATAGAATTCTATTCCATATTTTTTTGACTTAATCTCATTTTTACTGAAGTGAAGCATATCTGAATTTAGCACAAAAAAAAAAGAGTAACCATTTCTGATTACTCTTTCTTAGTAGCGGGAACTGGACTCGAACCAGTGACCTTCGGGTTATGAGCCCGACGAGCTACCTACTGCTCTATCCCGCGTTGTAATTTCGAAAACAATGACTTAGCTTTTAACTTTCGACTCATAAACTCGATCCGTTATTTCCGACTGCAAAGATACATCTAAACTAAACAACTGACCAAACTTTTTTTAATTATTTTTTAATTATTTTTTAATCATCTAAATTCTAATCAAATATAAAAAGGAATTACCTTTGCAACATGACACATAAAGCAGGTTTTGTAAATATTATAGGAAATCCTAATGTTGGTAAATCAACATTAATGAATGCATTAGTAGGTGAAAAGCTATCTATTATCACAGCTAAAGCACAGACTACCAGACATCGTATCTTAGGAATTGTAAACGAAGATGATTATCAAATTGTATTTTCTGATACGCCAGGTATTATAAAACCCGCTTATGAATTGCAATCTTCTATGATGGATTTTGTAAAATCTGCCTTTGAAGATGCCGATATTCTAATCTATATGGTAGAAGTTGGCGAAAAAGAATTAAAAAACGAGGCATTCTTCCAAAGGA from Polaribacter sp. ALD11 includes the following:
- a CDS encoding tetratricopeptide repeat protein, with amino-acid sequence MISKNKSLPQLSFAISLLLLFFACSKQDVIRPDIEKRLARLDSLTQTQPKQSLLELDSVLQNSKDLTSLERGMLLFNKGEALYLNFKYEEALNTHLKSYQLFIKLKDKYNEGRCLITLSGASLHMGDVEAAQIYALKALHLGQLIGDERIESKAYNELFKLHFKLKDYDKALSYIKATDSLHSKGTDTISIIAVKSNKASVYLRLKQYNKALASYAEAMTLSQSKRDPKTLVSVLNNIGYTYIEVGEYESAEKFLRGAVTLNKNIKAINAAPYKGLGNLFLLSSKKDSAEVNYNKALDIYVANNSVKDEIEVRDKLVAIAIMSEDYVKALNNQIIRDSLQLDVSRLEKNRLLNFANVNYEVKQKETEIKHQKEINTRNQWLLISIVLLFVLLSVVAAFYLYNTKLRAANKASKLEQSLLRVQMNPHFIFNTLAAIQNITLEGNPIKSSNYIAKFSKLIRQNFDYVRKESIPLDKEIAMISNYIETQQLRFNNVFRYSVKIEDAIDVSKIQVPPMLLQPFVENAIEYGLKEKKEGGELQLQVKKEPEGLLFVILDNGVGRSSKAKQEELTENLHATSIFIERLKMRKKGEEKSFSIEDLFDENKSPSGTKVSFKLKI
- a CDS encoding DUF6882 domain-containing protein, with the translated sequence MGLKEKRIIQAFQNDLFPALETEINTAAGYTVPLSISWNTLMEDRFSHLYNDTFPKIYFLPLVEAFKAICVDDMGVQLLKAGLKNVIIVNENNEHNLERAITFEEGVLKIDHSPIMNADNVEGKTARITSLLEDKLEEFAEGTEEVATSQTENKQQEAKETTKVDIEELYNQSFVISNEKQEIFSEMVEGLDWSCDMLEGKLTYGEDKVFDIQVLGTYSQNEKSWLWAWANTQSGIPEKFLQTALAVKAIGEAYQIEDFTTPKKELDSDPGVYFSTIASAMAKESCYVPLVFKGLVVYVTITSEEADSKARTSPALICSHFTMVAANYTFPHKYSLYFYLKGKGYEVELPGNNIVAKKGDDQILGIFDLKGRLMKISNSKITV
- a CDS encoding LytTR family DNA-binding domain-containing protein; the protein is MIKAVIIEDEFNALNTLDKLIRYTQNDIEVIAKIDNVTDAISFLKEETPDLVFLDIELIGGNAFQILEALDSIAFKIIFTTAYDEFAIKAIKFDTIDYLLKPIDSEELSECIDRFRIGFKKEQVYKNAMDTVSEINKKEIQKTLLIKTADAQYFLQTKDIVRCQSDGAYTIFHTVDKKIMSARNLKYYENILSEHTFVRVHQSHLVNIKYIKTINANNTVCLTNDEKIPVATRKKSYLKQILETL